From Paraburkholderia sabiae, a single genomic window includes:
- a CDS encoding CsgG/HfaB family protein, with amino-acid sequence MRAKSPCVLLVAAAVAAALSGCATEASRALPTPVVSSASVPYAGKPVPVAVGKFDNRSSYMRGIFSDGIDRVGSQAKTILVTTLQQSRRFSVLERDNLGEIKQEAAIANKTQKLKGANYVITGDVTEFGRKEVGDQQLFGILGRGKSQVAYAKVSLNIVDTTTSEVIASSQGAGEYSLSNREIIGFGGTASYDSTLNGKVLDLAIKEAVNHLVEQVDAGALQAAN; translated from the coding sequence TTGAGAGCAAAATCACCTTGCGTACTGCTCGTCGCCGCGGCCGTTGCTGCGGCACTGAGCGGGTGCGCGACGGAAGCGTCGCGCGCGCTGCCGACGCCTGTAGTCAGTAGCGCATCTGTGCCGTATGCCGGCAAACCTGTCCCCGTCGCCGTCGGCAAGTTCGACAACCGTTCGAGCTATATGCGCGGCATCTTCTCTGACGGCATCGACCGCGTCGGCAGCCAGGCGAAGACCATCCTCGTCACCACGCTGCAGCAGAGCCGTCGCTTCTCCGTGCTCGAACGCGACAATCTCGGCGAGATCAAACAGGAAGCTGCGATCGCCAACAAGACGCAAAAGCTGAAGGGTGCGAACTACGTGATCACGGGCGACGTGACCGAGTTCGGCCGCAAGGAAGTCGGCGACCAGCAGCTGTTCGGCATTCTGGGCCGCGGCAAGAGCCAGGTCGCGTACGCGAAGGTCAGCCTGAACATCGTCGATACGACGACGTCCGAAGTGATCGCGTCGAGCCAGGGCGCGGGCGAATACAGCCTGTCGAACCGCGAGATCATCGGCTTCGGCGGCACTGCTTCGTACGACTCCACGCTCAACGGCAAGGTGCTCGACCTCGCCATCAAGGAAGCCGTCAACCATCTCGTCGAACAGGTCGACGCGGGTGCGTTGCAGGCGGCGAACTAA
- a CDS encoding class I SAM-dependent methyltransferase codes for MKHHDQVADAFGSTAAAYLTSQVHATGADLQTLAASVAATPGAAVLDMGCGAGHASFAVAAHAGSVVAYDIAPQMLATVASAAAERGFSNIRTQQGAAEKLPFADASFDWVVSRMSAHHWHDVPLALAEVRRVLKPGGRVLFIDIAGSEHPLLDTHLQAVEVLRDGSHIRDYRADEWVSFFAAAGFEVDVRQRWRLDIEFGSWVARMRTPEARVLAIRALWGSAPDEVRDYFDVKDDGSFKLDALMIEAW; via the coding sequence ATGAAGCATCACGATCAGGTGGCCGATGCGTTCGGCTCGACGGCGGCCGCATATTTGACGAGCCAGGTTCACGCGACGGGGGCGGACTTGCAGACGCTGGCGGCATCCGTGGCCGCGACGCCGGGCGCGGCGGTGCTCGATATGGGTTGCGGCGCGGGGCATGCGAGTTTTGCGGTGGCGGCGCATGCTGGATCTGTCGTTGCGTACGACATCGCGCCGCAGATGCTCGCTACCGTTGCTTCTGCCGCCGCCGAGCGCGGGTTCAGTAATATCCGCACGCAGCAGGGCGCGGCCGAGAAGTTGCCGTTCGCGGATGCATCGTTCGACTGGGTCGTCAGCCGGATGAGTGCGCATCACTGGCACGACGTGCCGTTGGCGCTTGCCGAGGTGCGGCGAGTGTTGAAGCCGGGCGGGCGCGTGCTGTTCATCGATATTGCCGGGAGCGAGCATCCGTTGCTCGATACGCATTTGCAGGCCGTCGAGGTGTTGCGCGATGGCTCGCATATTCGTGACTATCGCGCGGATGAGTGGGTTTCGTTTTTTGCTGCCGCCGGTTTTGAAGTTGATGTTCGCCAACGGTGGCGGCTTGATATTGAGTTTGGGTCGTGGGTCGCCAGGATGAGGACGCCTGAGGCGCGGGTTCTTGCTATTCGGGCTTTGTGGGGGTCTGCGCCGGATGAAGTCCGCGATTACTTTGATGTTAAAGATGATGGGTCTTTTAAGCTCGATGCTCTGATGATCGAGGCCTGGTGA
- the argH gene encoding argininosuccinate lyase produces the protein MTSQLHKKGEAWSARFSEPMSELVKRYTSSVFFDKRLAFVDIEGSLAHASMLAAQKIIGADDLAAIQRGMAQIKGEIERGEFEWQLDLEDVHLNIEARLTALIGDAGKRLHTGRSRNDQVATDIRLWLRGEIDRIGDLLKDLRVALLDLAEKNADTIMPGFTHLQVAQPVTFGHHLLAYVEMFSRDAERMLDTRKRVNRLPLGAAALAGTSYPIDRHAVAKTLSFDGICANSLDAVSDRDFAIEFTAASALVMTHVSRFSEELVLWMSPRVGFIDIADRFCTGSSIMPQKKNPDVPELARGKTGRVNGHLMALLTLMKGQPLAYNKDNQEDKEPLFDTVDTVADTLRIFAEMVAGITVKPDAMRSAALQGFSTATDLADYLVKRGLPFRDAHEAVAHAVKVCDDRGCDLADLTLDEMKAELPNVAALLGDDVFGYLTLEGSVASRNHPGGTAPDQVRAAIAAVRATLG, from the coding sequence ATGACGTCCCAACTGCATAAAAAAGGCGAAGCCTGGTCGGCTCGCTTCTCCGAGCCGATGTCGGAACTCGTCAAGCGCTACACGTCGTCGGTTTTCTTCGACAAGCGTCTCGCGTTCGTCGACATCGAAGGCTCGCTCGCGCACGCGTCGATGCTGGCCGCGCAAAAGATCATCGGCGCCGACGACCTCGCGGCGATCCAGCGCGGCATGGCGCAGATCAAGGGTGAAATCGAGCGCGGCGAGTTCGAATGGCAACTCGACCTCGAAGACGTGCACCTGAACATCGAAGCGCGCCTGACCGCGCTGATCGGCGATGCCGGCAAGCGCCTGCACACGGGCCGCTCGCGCAACGACCAGGTCGCGACCGATATCCGCCTGTGGCTGCGCGGCGAGATCGACCGGATCGGCGATCTGCTGAAGGATCTGCGCGTCGCGCTGCTGGACCTCGCGGAAAAGAACGCCGACACGATCATGCCGGGCTTCACGCACCTGCAGGTCGCGCAACCTGTGACGTTCGGCCATCATCTGCTCGCCTACGTCGAAATGTTCTCGCGCGACGCCGAGCGCATGCTCGACACCCGCAAGCGCGTGAACCGTCTGCCGCTCGGCGCAGCGGCGCTCGCGGGCACCAGCTATCCGATCGACCGTCATGCCGTCGCGAAGACGCTCAGCTTCGACGGCATCTGCGCGAACTCGCTGGATGCCGTCTCCGACCGCGACTTCGCGATCGAATTCACGGCCGCGTCGGCGCTCGTGATGACACACGTGTCGCGCTTCTCGGAAGAACTCGTGCTGTGGATGAGCCCGCGCGTCGGCTTCATCGATATCGCCGACCGCTTCTGCACTGGCTCGTCGATCATGCCGCAGAAGAAGAACCCCGACGTGCCCGAACTGGCGCGCGGCAAGACGGGCCGTGTGAACGGCCACCTGATGGCGCTGCTCACGCTGATGAAGGGCCAGCCGCTCGCGTACAACAAGGACAATCAGGAAGACAAGGAACCGCTGTTCGATACCGTCGATACCGTCGCCGACACGCTGCGCATCTTCGCGGAAATGGTCGCGGGCATCACGGTCAAGCCGGACGCGATGCGCTCGGCCGCGCTGCAAGGCTTCTCGACGGCAACCGATCTCGCCGATTACCTCGTCAAGCGCGGCCTGCCCTTCCGCGACGCGCACGAAGCCGTCGCGCATGCCGTGAAGGTTTGCGACGACCGTGGATGCGACCTGGCCGATCTGACGCTCGACGAGATGAAGGCCGAGTTGCCGAACGTCGCCGCGCTGCTCGGCGACGATGTGTTCGGCTATCTGACGCTCGAAGGCTCGGTGGCGAGCCGGAACCATCCGGGCGGCACTGCGCCGGATCAGGTGCGTGCTGCGATTGCTGCTGTGCGGGCTACGCTCGGCTGA
- a CDS encoding helix-turn-helix transcriptional regulator — protein MTTPSPADSVPPLDASPARALGEFIRAHRERLSPQAVGLPPGPRRRTPGLRREEVAQLCGVSPTWYTWIEQGRPVSASADALARIAVALQLSRAERAYLFELAAQRDPAEPDPAAADAPTMLLKTVQLVNAPAYVLDRQFTALAWNAPASDLFVGWLDDDHDRNLLRYTFLSPAARTLIVDWEIRARRLAAEYRADSIRHQNDAPTRSLIDSLAAASDAFSRFWASQDVNEREGGQRQFNHPRDGLVVYNQITFKPAHREDLKLVVLLAE, from the coding sequence ATGACCACGCCGTCTCCTGCCGATTCCGTCCCGCCGCTCGATGCGTCGCCCGCCCGCGCGCTCGGCGAATTCATCCGCGCGCATCGCGAGCGTCTGTCGCCGCAAGCCGTCGGGCTGCCGCCCGGTCCGCGCCGCCGCACGCCCGGTCTGCGTCGCGAGGAAGTCGCGCAGTTGTGCGGCGTGAGTCCGACCTGGTACACGTGGATCGAACAGGGTCGGCCCGTGTCCGCTTCCGCCGATGCCCTCGCGCGTATCGCCGTCGCGCTGCAGTTGTCGCGCGCGGAACGCGCGTATCTGTTCGAACTGGCCGCGCAGCGCGATCCCGCCGAGCCGGACCCCGCCGCCGCCGATGCCCCCACGATGCTGCTCAAGACCGTCCAGCTCGTGAACGCGCCTGCGTACGTGCTCGACCGTCAGTTCACCGCGCTCGCGTGGAACGCGCCGGCGTCGGATCTGTTCGTCGGCTGGCTGGACGACGATCACGACCGCAACCTGCTGCGCTACACGTTTCTGTCGCCGGCAGCCCGCACGCTGATCGTCGACTGGGAAATCCGCGCGCGGCGCCTCGCCGCCGAATATCGCGCGGATTCGATCCGTCACCAGAACGACGCGCCCACGCGCTCGCTGATCGATTCGCTCGCCGCCGCCAGCGACGCCTTCTCGCGCTTCTGGGCGTCGCAGGACGTCAACGAGCGCGAAGGCGGCCAGCGCCAGTTCAATCATCCGCGCGACGGCCTCGTCGTCTACAACCAGATCACCTTCAAGCCCGCGCACCGCGAAGACCTGAAGCTCGTCGTGCTGCTGGCCGAATGA
- a CDS encoding bestrophin family protein, which produces MIIRPQLHWFRMLLAWRGSVLPELLPRLCLIFAISLVALGVHLHVLRITVNVSTTPFSLIGIALAIFLGFRNSASYDRYWEARKLWGRLLNETRSLTRQVLTMPTGDIPASDTQAFVHALGAFAHALRHQLRGTDPAHDLSTRLDKPLFERVMASRYRPATIMLWLGEWTQRQARAGKLDAWTVQAIDRNLNGLSDVLGGCERIVSTPLPFAYSVMIHRTVYFFCAALPFGLVESVGAFTPLFSVFVAYTFMALDAIASQIEEPFGTDDNDLALDALSAFIEDAARDLLAQPCLTKIAPKDGYLLS; this is translated from the coding sequence ATGATCATCCGCCCACAACTCCACTGGTTCCGCATGCTGCTCGCGTGGCGCGGTTCCGTGCTGCCCGAACTGCTGCCGCGACTTTGCCTGATCTTCGCGATCTCACTGGTCGCGCTCGGCGTGCACCTTCACGTGCTCCGGATCACGGTCAACGTCAGTACGACGCCGTTCTCGCTGATCGGCATTGCGCTTGCTATCTTCCTCGGCTTTCGCAACAGCGCGTCGTACGACCGCTACTGGGAAGCGCGCAAGCTGTGGGGACGGCTGCTGAATGAAACGCGCTCGCTGACGCGTCAGGTGCTGACGATGCCGACGGGAGACATTCCCGCCAGCGATACGCAAGCCTTCGTGCACGCGTTGGGCGCATTCGCGCATGCGCTGCGGCATCAGTTGCGCGGCACGGATCCGGCGCACGATCTGTCGACGCGGCTCGACAAGCCGCTCTTCGAGCGCGTGATGGCATCGCGCTACCGGCCCGCGACGATCATGCTCTGGCTCGGCGAATGGACGCAGCGGCAGGCGCGCGCCGGCAAGCTCGACGCATGGACCGTGCAGGCCATCGACCGCAATCTGAACGGACTATCGGATGTGCTCGGCGGTTGCGAGCGGATCGTATCGACGCCGCTGCCGTTCGCGTATTCGGTGATGATTCACCGCACTGTGTATTTCTTCTGCGCGGCGTTGCCGTTCGGACTCGTGGAAAGCGTCGGGGCGTTCACGCCGCTGTTTTCGGTGTTCGTCGCGTACACCTTTATGGCGCTCGACGCGATCGCGTCGCAGATCGAAGAGCCGTTCGGCACCGACGACAACGACCTCGCGCTCGACGCGCTGTCCGCGTTCATCGAAGATGCGGCGCGCGATCTGCTCGCACAGCCGTGCCTCACGAAGATCGCGCCGAAGGACGGCTATCTGCTCAGCTAG
- a CDS encoding DUF4810 domain-containing protein: MSNIKNRLTGLALPVAAVCALLSGCANTKTASLYQWDGYQPQVYEYFKGQKSPLEQIDALEKARQQMLAKNASAPPGFHAHLGMLYASVGKDQEAKQELLAEKQSFPESSTYMDFLLSKFQ; the protein is encoded by the coding sequence ATGTCGAATATCAAGAACAGGCTGACGGGCCTCGCGCTGCCCGTCGCGGCAGTGTGCGCGCTGCTGTCGGGATGCGCGAACACCAAGACGGCTTCGCTGTATCAATGGGACGGCTATCAGCCGCAGGTCTACGAATACTTCAAGGGGCAAAAGAGTCCGCTCGAACAGATCGACGCGCTCGAAAAGGCTCGCCAGCAGATGCTCGCGAAGAATGCCTCGGCGCCGCCGGGATTCCATGCGCATCTCGGCATGCTGTACGCGAGCGTCGGCAAGGACCAGGAAGCGAAGCAGGAACTGCTCGCAGAAAAGCAGTCGTTTCCTGAATCGTCGACCTACATGGACTTTCTCCTGAGCAAATTCCAATGA
- the ppc gene encoding phosphoenolpyruvate carboxylase — translation MTSSGSARPARRTTASPDAAPASAASAAKASKAAKALKATQALDSGKTGKSTKTKAVTAKAPVNGTSKRIKADGKQAAARKPKAGKNGGAPALKDNARTREDKDQPLFEDIRYLGRLLGDVVREQEGDEVFDVVETIRQTAVRFRREDDSVAAQALDKKLRALSPEQTVSVVRAFSYFSHLANIAEDRHRNRRHRIHDLAGSTSQPGTIAHALDRLVEANAAATPVLQQFFNDALIVPVLTAHPTEVQRKSILDAQHDIARLLAERDQPLTAREHLQNDSLLRARVTSLWQTRMLRDSRLTVADEIENALSYYRATFLEEIPQLYADIEEALVEHGLDARLPPFFQMGSWIGGDRDGNPNVTGETLENAITRQAAVIFEHYLEQVHKLGAELSVSNLLAGASDELKALAQASPDHSPHRTDEPYRRALIHMYTRLAASARVRLGEGVVPVRSAGPGIPPIRAVPYDDSSEFVRDLHVLIDSLAEHHGASLATPRLSPLTRAAEVFGFHLASIDLRQSSDIHEAVIAELLRCAGVESDYAALTEAEKLRVLLAELAQPRLLRSPYVEYSNLVKSELGVLEQARVTREKFGARAVRNYIISHTETVSDLVEVMLLQKETGLLQGTLGHPVEAARAGVMVIPLFETIPDLRNAPHIMRDLLALPGIDAIIENQGNEQEVMLGYSDSNKDGGFLTSNWELYRAELALVSLFNERGITMRLFHGRGGTVGRGGGPTYQAILSQPPGTVDGQIRLTEQGEVIASKFGNPEIGRRNLETVVAATLEASLLPHGNSPAQLPEFEDVMQTLSDAAMASYRALVYETPGFTDYFFSSTPIAEIAELNIGSRPASRKLQDPKQRKIEDLRAIPWGFSWGQCRLLLTGWYGFGSAVAGWLDAADTNVERERRLNQLRKMHKVWPFFSNLLSNMDMVLAKTDLAVASRYAALVTDKKLRKHVFERIVAEWERTSNVLSEITGRKERLSDNPLLARSIKNRFPYLDPLNHLQVELLKRHRGGDTNVRVRRGIHLTINGIAAGLRNTG, via the coding sequence GTGACGTCTTCCGGATCGGCGCGCCCTGCCCGCCGCACTACTGCCTCGCCCGATGCCGCCCCCGCATCGGCCGCTTCCGCTGCCAAGGCTTCCAAGGCCGCCAAGGCCCTGAAAGCAACGCAAGCCCTCGACTCCGGCAAAACCGGCAAATCCACGAAGACCAAGGCTGTGACGGCCAAGGCGCCCGTCAACGGCACATCGAAACGCATCAAGGCGGACGGCAAGCAGGCAGCCGCGCGCAAGCCCAAAGCGGGCAAGAACGGCGGGGCGCCCGCCCTGAAGGACAACGCCCGCACGCGTGAAGACAAGGACCAGCCGCTCTTCGAAGACATCCGCTATCTGGGGCGGCTGCTCGGCGACGTGGTGCGCGAGCAGGAAGGCGACGAAGTGTTCGACGTCGTCGAAACGATTCGTCAGACGGCTGTGCGTTTTCGTCGCGAGGACGACAGCGTCGCCGCGCAGGCGCTCGACAAGAAGCTGCGCGCGCTTTCGCCCGAACAGACGGTGAGCGTCGTGCGTGCGTTCAGCTACTTCTCGCATCTGGCGAACATCGCGGAAGATCGCCATCGCAACCGTCGCCACCGCATTCACGATCTGGCCGGCTCGACGTCGCAACCGGGCACGATCGCGCATGCGCTCGACCGGCTCGTCGAAGCGAATGCCGCCGCCACGCCCGTGCTGCAGCAGTTCTTCAACGACGCGCTGATCGTCCCCGTGCTGACGGCGCACCCGACGGAAGTGCAGCGCAAGAGCATTCTCGACGCGCAGCACGACATCGCGCGTCTGCTTGCCGAACGCGACCAGCCGCTGACGGCGCGCGAGCATCTGCAGAACGACTCGCTGCTGCGCGCGCGCGTGACGTCGCTGTGGCAGACGCGCATGCTGCGCGATTCGCGTCTGACGGTCGCCGATGAAATCGAGAACGCGCTGTCGTACTACCGCGCAACGTTCCTCGAAGAAATTCCGCAGCTTTACGCCGATATCGAAGAAGCGCTCGTCGAGCACGGTCTCGATGCGCGTCTGCCGCCCTTCTTCCAGATGGGCAGCTGGATCGGCGGCGACCGCGACGGCAATCCGAACGTGACGGGCGAAACGCTCGAAAACGCGATCACGCGCCAGGCGGCAGTGATTTTCGAACACTACCTGGAGCAGGTGCACAAGCTCGGCGCGGAACTGTCGGTGTCGAACCTGCTGGCGGGCGCGAGCGACGAGCTGAAGGCGCTTGCCCAAGCATCGCCCGATCACTCGCCGCACCGCACCGACGAGCCCTATCGCCGCGCGCTGATCCACATGTACACGCGCCTCGCCGCGAGCGCACGCGTGCGTCTCGGCGAAGGCGTCGTGCCCGTGCGCAGCGCTGGCCCCGGCATCCCGCCGATCCGTGCCGTGCCCTACGACGATTCGTCCGAGTTCGTGCGCGATCTGCACGTGCTGATCGATTCGCTCGCCGAGCATCATGGCGCGTCGCTCGCGACGCCGCGTCTGTCGCCGTTGACGCGCGCCGCCGAAGTGTTCGGCTTCCATCTGGCGAGCATCGATCTGCGTCAAAGCTCCGACATTCACGAAGCAGTGATCGCCGAGCTGCTGCGCTGCGCGGGCGTCGAAAGCGACTACGCGGCGCTCACGGAAGCGGAAAAGCTGCGCGTGCTGCTGGCGGAACTCGCGCAGCCGCGTCTGCTGCGCTCGCCGTATGTCGAGTACTCGAACCTCGTGAAGAGCGAACTCGGCGTGCTCGAACAGGCGCGCGTGACGCGCGAGAAGTTCGGCGCGCGCGCGGTGCGCAACTACATCATTTCGCACACGGAGACGGTCAGCGATCTCGTCGAAGTGATGCTGCTGCAAAAGGAAACGGGCCTGCTGCAAGGCACGCTCGGCCATCCCGTCGAAGCGGCGCGCGCGGGCGTGATGGTGATTCCCCTCTTCGAGACGATTCCCGACTTGCGCAACGCGCCGCACATCATGCGCGATCTGCTCGCGCTGCCGGGCATCGATGCCATCATCGAGAACCAGGGCAACGAGCAGGAAGTGATGCTCGGCTATTCGGACAGCAACAAGGACGGCGGCTTCCTGACGTCGAACTGGGAGCTGTATCGCGCGGAACTGGCGCTGGTGTCGCTCTTCAACGAGCGCGGCATCACGATGCGTCTGTTCCATGGACGCGGCGGCACCGTCGGACGCGGCGGCGGCCCGACGTATCAGGCGATCCTGTCGCAGCCGCCGGGCACCGTCGACGGTCAGATCCGTTTGACGGAACAGGGCGAAGTGATTGCGAGCAAGTTCGGCAATCCGGAAATCGGCCGACGCAATCTGGAGACGGTCGTCGCCGCGACGCTCGAAGCTTCGCTGCTGCCGCACGGCAATTCGCCCGCGCAGTTGCCCGAGTTCGAGGACGTGATGCAGACGCTGTCGGATGCGGCGATGGCGTCGTATCGTGCGTTGGTCTACGAAACGCCCGGCTTCACCGACTACTTCTTCTCGTCGACGCCGATTGCGGAGATCGCCGAGCTGAACATCGGCAGCCGTCCGGCTTCGCGCAAGCTGCAGGATCCGAAGCAACGCAAGATCGAAGACTTGCGCGCGATTCCTTGGGGTTTCTCATGGGGGCAATGCCGGTTGCTGCTGACGGGCTGGTATGGGTTCGGCAGCGCCGTGGCCGGCTGGCTCGATGCGGCGGATACGAATGTCGAGCGTGAGCGTCGTCTGAATCAGCTGCGCAAGATGCACAAGGTGTGGCCGTTCTTTTCGAATCTGCTCTCCAACATGGACATGGTGCTGGCGAAGACCGATCTCGCGGTGGCGTCGCGTTATGCCGCGCTCGTCACTGACAAGAAGCTGCGCAAGCATGTGTTTGAGCGGATCGTGGCTGAGTGGGAACGCACTTCCAATGTGCTTTCCGAAATCACTGGCCGCAAGGAGCGGCTTTCCGATAATCCGTTGCTCGCGCGGTCGATCAAGAATCGGTTTCCGTATCTCGATCCTTTGAATCACCTGCAGGTTGAACTCTTGAAGCGGCATCGCGGTGGGGATACGAATGTGCGCGTGCGGCGCGGGATTCATCTCACTATTAATGGGATTGCTGCTGGGTTGAGGAATACTGGTTGA
- a CDS encoding lysozyme inhibitor LprI family protein, whose translation MMRTALHTLASGLTLSIALLAAPVAAHAEVAAADPIDASMRTCLARADMSSTVGQVQCMDTARLAWQTSMDQSFQQLQSNVTDAQRKKWDESQKRWKAWREADGKLLAAVLATTHGTSYQLAGADLQLQPVRDRALALRAAAAQAGNQDPKKRPRACSFDAQCEHAMFDLNRYYRRLHAKLPAHSRPVLSRAERAWTAYRDATVPLMDAHSQVDIVGARVAQLKRMGDTAGND comes from the coding sequence ATGATGCGCACGGCGTTGCACACGCTCGCGTCGGGGTTGACGCTGTCGATTGCGCTGCTGGCCGCGCCCGTCGCAGCGCATGCCGAAGTCGCCGCCGCCGATCCCATCGACGCATCGATGCGCACGTGCCTCGCGCGCGCGGACATGTCGTCGACGGTCGGCCAGGTGCAGTGCATGGACACGGCGCGGCTCGCGTGGCAGACGTCGATGGATCAGTCCTTCCAGCAGCTGCAGTCGAATGTGACCGACGCCCAGCGCAAGAAGTGGGACGAGAGCCAGAAGCGCTGGAAGGCCTGGCGCGAAGCCGACGGCAAGCTGCTTGCCGCCGTGCTCGCGACGACGCACGGCACGTCCTATCAGCTGGCCGGTGCCGACCTGCAGCTGCAGCCGGTGCGCGACCGAGCGCTCGCGCTGCGTGCCGCGGCGGCGCAGGCGGGCAATCAGGATCCGAAGAAGCGCCCGCGCGCGTGTTCGTTCGACGCGCAATGCGAGCACGCGATGTTCGATCTGAACCGCTACTACCGTCGATTGCACGCGAAACTGCCTGCGCATTCGCGTCCTGTGCTCTCGCGCGCGGAACGTGCGTGGACCGCTTACCGCGATGCGACCGTGCCCTTGATGGATGCGCACTCGCAAGTCGATATCGTCGGTGCGCGCGTCGCGCAACTCAAACGCATGGGCGACACGGCCGGCAACGACTGA
- a CDS encoding DUF799 domain-containing protein, whose translation MTITRFFSLKLIAALSVLVSLTACVAHAPRQADYTAFRNSKPKSILVLPPVNNTADVNATYGMLSQMTLPLAEGGYYVVPVVEMEETFKHNGLTTPTDIQNVSPEKLRSIFGADAAVYTKISQYGSKYMIVDSTTVVSANAKLVDLSSGDTLWSGSASATGKELGTNVNVGGGLIGALVQAAVKQVAHTLSDESHDVAGLTSNRLLSSGGPNGLMYGPRSPKYGTD comes from the coding sequence ATGACCATCACCCGCTTTTTCTCATTGAAACTGATCGCCGCGTTATCCGTTCTCGTGTCGTTGACGGCGTGCGTGGCGCACGCACCGCGTCAGGCCGACTACACCGCGTTCCGCAACAGCAAGCCCAAATCGATTCTCGTCCTGCCGCCCGTCAACAACACGGCGGACGTGAACGCGACGTACGGCATGCTGTCGCAAATGACGCTGCCGCTCGCCGAAGGCGGCTACTACGTTGTGCCCGTCGTCGAGATGGAAGAGACGTTCAAGCACAACGGCCTGACCACGCCGACCGACATCCAGAATGTGTCGCCCGAGAAACTGCGCAGCATCTTCGGCGCGGACGCCGCCGTGTACACGAAGATCTCGCAGTACGGTTCGAAGTACATGATCGTCGACAGCACGACGGTGGTGTCGGCGAATGCGAAGCTCGTCGATCTGAGTTCAGGCGATACGCTGTGGTCCGGTTCCGCGAGCGCGACGGGCAAGGAGCTGGGCACCAATGTCAACGTCGGCGGCGGGCTGATCGGCGCGCTCGTGCAGGCGGCCGTGAAGCAGGTCGCGCATACGCTGAGCGACGAGTCGCACGACGTAGCGGGACTGACGAGCAACAGGCTGCTGTCGAGCGGCGGCCCGAACGGTCTGATGTACGGTCCGCGTTCGCCGAAGTACGGCACGGACTGA